One part of the Chloroflexota bacterium genome encodes these proteins:
- a CDS encoding GAF domain-containing protein: MLVHVFFLYGLAFFAMGLAVALESRRASALAFGHHLRWLAAFGLAHSIVEWSDMFMLLNPPEPLHGILQATRTIMLPLSALLLVRFGIGLVGEAGPLPEWLTLIPPVLLVPGALLVTYGIVVALTDPVIETAADVWSRYLLYLPGSLLASFGFVRQWRSLLSSGYARAGYWLLGAALGFAFNALVAGLIVPSAPYGLAPWLNYDRVLALTGTPVQVWRALSALAVAFFVVGALGVFEAERERRITRLNAERAQAQQEALRVQSEARQSAEEWTDSLVSISRKIANLDNVDDVLSAIVAGARRLLATDLAALALWDSAGEQLELKCYATDAGARLSKNMGLAQDPHIDDAIRARRTARYPQAMDGNQPVWRCPISQQAIQSAIIVPLQLDERVWGGLWVERYTSSIFTDADQQGLERLADQSVIALEHALMASRMQSLAVIEERARIARELHDGVAQVLGYLSLEMQTLEALVRQGHAQDVLPHLVGARQRIKEAQADTREGILSLRTTLAGDVGLIPALQAYIDEFSVQTALDARLVHDLPDAPHLSPLAEAQLVRIVQEALTNVRKHARARRVSVNLSVGLDRLHVAVRDDGVGFGGNSEHGHFGLQTMHERALSVNGALQVTSQPNHGTCVDVWLPLMER, encoded by the coding sequence ATGCTGGTCCATGTATTCTTCTTATACGGGTTGGCGTTCTTCGCGATGGGGCTGGCCGTCGCGCTGGAGTCGCGACGCGCCAGTGCGCTTGCGTTCGGTCATCACCTCCGCTGGCTGGCCGCATTTGGTCTTGCGCACAGTATCGTCGAATGGTCCGACATGTTCATGCTGCTCAACCCCCCGGAGCCTCTGCATGGCATTCTGCAAGCCACGCGAACGATCATGCTGCCCCTGTCGGCGCTGCTGCTCGTTCGTTTCGGCATCGGCCTGGTCGGGGAGGCCGGACCCCTGCCCGAATGGCTGACGCTCATTCCCCCCGTGCTGCTCGTGCCGGGTGCGTTGCTCGTCACCTATGGTATCGTCGTCGCGCTCACGGATCCCGTCATTGAAACCGCGGCCGATGTCTGGTCGCGCTATCTGCTCTATCTACCGGGCTCGCTGCTCGCGTCGTTTGGTTTTGTGCGGCAGTGGCGCAGCCTGCTGTCCAGCGGGTATGCGCGAGCAGGCTACTGGCTGTTGGGTGCCGCGCTTGGATTTGCCTTCAACGCGCTGGTCGCCGGATTGATTGTCCCGTCCGCGCCATACGGCCTGGCGCCGTGGCTCAACTACGACCGCGTACTGGCGCTAACGGGCACGCCCGTTCAGGTCTGGCGCGCGCTGTCCGCGCTGGCGGTCGCATTTTTCGTCGTGGGCGCGTTGGGTGTGTTCGAGGCGGAGCGCGAGCGGCGCATCACGCGGCTGAATGCGGAGCGCGCACAGGCCCAGCAGGAAGCGTTGCGCGTGCAGTCCGAGGCGCGGCAGTCTGCCGAAGAGTGGACCGACAGCCTGGTTAGCATCAGCCGGAAAATCGCCAACCTCGACAATGTGGATGACGTGCTCAGCGCCATCGTCGCAGGCGCGCGGCGACTGCTTGCAACCGACCTGGCCGCGCTCGCACTCTGGGATTCCGCCGGTGAACAATTGGAATTGAAGTGCTATGCGACAGACGCAGGCGCCCGCCTCAGCAAGAACATGGGACTGGCGCAGGACCCGCATATCGATGATGCGATTCGGGCGCGGCGCACCGCGCGCTATCCGCAGGCGATGGATGGCAATCAGCCGGTCTGGCGCTGTCCAATCAGCCAGCAGGCGATTCAGTCGGCGATCATTGTACCGTTGCAACTCGACGAACGCGTCTGGGGCGGTCTCTGGGTTGAGCGTTACACGTCCAGTATTTTCACGGATGCCGATCAGCAAGGGCTCGAACGCCTGGCCGACCAGAGCGTGATCGCGCTGGAACATGCCCTGATGGCGTCGCGGATGCAATCGCTCGCGGTGATCGAGGAGCGCGCGCGCATCGCGCGCGAGTTGCACGATGGGGTGGCGCAAGTCCTCGGTTACCTGAGCCTGGAAATGCAGACGCTTGAGGCGTTGGTGCGACAGGGACACGCGCAGGACGTCCTACCGCACCTCGTGGGGGCGCGCCAGCGCATCAAGGAAGCACAAGCCGACACGCGCGAAGGCATCCTGAGCCTGCGCACCACGCTGGCGGGCGACGTCGGACTCATTCCCGCACTGCAAGCCTACATAGACGAGTTCAGCGTGCAGACCGCGCTGGACGCGCGGCTGGTGCATGACCTGCCCGATGCCCCGCACCTCTCTCCGCTTGCCGAGGCGCAACTGGTGCGCATCGTGCAAGAGGCGCTGACCAACGTCCGCAAGCACGCCCGCGCGCGGCGAGTCTCCGTGAACCTGTCAGTTGGTCTTGATCGCTTGCATGTGGCGGTGCGCGACGATGGGGTTGGCTTTGGCGGGAACAGCGAACACGGGCACTTTGGCTTGCAGACCATGCACGAGCGCGCCTTGAGCGTCAACGGCGCCCTGCAGGTCACCTCGCAGCCCAATCACGGCACGTGCGTCGACGTCTGGCTGCCGCTCATGGAAAGGTAG
- a CDS encoding response regulator transcription factor: protein MLPLRVLVADDHRLFRQGLIGLLHTRPELARVVGEAASGREAVECARTLHPDVILLDIMMPDGDGLAAAHQIHEFLPSTAIVMLTASELSEHLYEAVQLGAAGYLLKSLDASELFDLLESVAHGDAALTRAMAARLLKAVASHTFHADAGEEALTERETDVLRLVAQGASNLQIAEQLCVSVNTIKVHLRNILNKLQLHNRTQAAAFAVRRGIVSPPPTEA, encoded by the coding sequence ATGCTTCCCCTCAGAGTTCTGGTCGCCGACGATCACCGGCTGTTCCGCCAGGGGCTGATCGGGTTGCTCCACACGCGTCCTGAGTTGGCGCGCGTCGTCGGCGAGGCGGCCAGCGGGCGTGAGGCCGTCGAGTGCGCGCGGACCTTGCACCCTGACGTGATCCTGTTGGACATCATGATGCCCGACGGTGATGGGCTCGCCGCGGCGCACCAGATTCACGAGTTCCTGCCCTCGACGGCTATCGTCATGCTCACCGCCTCCGAGCTGAGCGAGCACCTGTATGAAGCGGTGCAGCTCGGCGCGGCAGGCTATCTGCTCAAGTCCCTCGACGCTTCGGAGTTGTTCGATCTGCTCGAGAGCGTAGCGCACGGCGATGCCGCATTGACCCGCGCGATGGCCGCCCGCTTGCTGAAAGCGGTTGCCAGTCACACGTTCCATGCCGACGCAGGCGAAGAGGCGCTCACCGAGCGCGAGACTGACGTGCTGCGGCTCGTTGCGCAGGGCGCCAGCAATCTGCAGATTGCCGAGCAGTTGTGCGTGTCGGTGAATACCATCAAGGTGCACCTGCGCAATATTCTGAATAAACTGCAACTGCACAACCGCACGCAGGCGGCCGCGTTCGCCGTGCGTCGCGGCATCGTCTCGCCTCCCCCGACGGAAGCCTGA